A region from the Tsuneonella mangrovi genome encodes:
- a CDS encoding antibiotic biosynthesis monooxygenase family protein codes for MILRQFRVTIHRGKEDEFEKVFRDEILPMVKAHDGLEWVAAGKPYNGAPNVFCMTMLWRDLDALKGFAGNEWNTARIEPEEAHLIEATELEHFGLLGTTGP; via the coding sequence ATGATACTCAGGCAATTCAGGGTGACGATCCACCGAGGCAAGGAAGACGAATTCGAGAAGGTCTTCCGCGACGAAATCCTGCCGATGGTCAAGGCGCATGACGGGCTAGAATGGGTGGCGGCAGGCAAGCCTTACAACGGCGCACCAAACGTGTTTTGTATGACCATGCTCTGGCGCGACCTCGATGCACTCAAGGGCTTTGCCGGAAACGAATGGAACACGGCACGCATCGAGCCCGAAGAAGCACACCTCATCGAAGCAACCGAACTCGAACATTTCGGACTGCTCGGCACCACTGGCCCTTAG
- a CDS encoding TonB-dependent receptor, with product MHNLALRGALLCAAAAAPSMPAIAADAVAAADGPRDYLPSAILVTGQRVDGYAIDDGSTGTKTPTPLIDVPQTIDTITEDQLEDQAITQLGDALRYVPGVSLDTGEGHRDQVYIRGQASTADFYLDGIRDDAQYYRPLYDISRIEVLKGANALIFGRGGGGGVVNRVSKVADPARSMLGANASIDTFGAWTLSTDVNQPLGNGVAARINAAYEDFANDRDFVTGHFWGVSPTVTADFGSDTRLTLHYTHDENTRVTDRGNPSLGGEPLTGFDTTFFGSPDFNTSHTTADIARARIEHEFSSSLSANATVVYADYDLYYANVVPQGTDGTDVTLAGYTSGTKRQNLIGQANLVWTGETGAIGHILLAGVEAGRQDTDALHTGITFAGGATSVTIPLASVLAVPAVTVGAVDRSTFSRLETVSAYLQDQIAIGEHFQLIAGVRYDEFSLDSDNRLAAEQLSRKDRTWSPRFGVVVKPRQSLSLYASYATSFLPQSGDQFTRLDATTASLEPEKFENLEAGVKWAVNPSLLATAAAFRLDRSNTRAADPLNPGFTVLTGASRVNGFELSLAGKLAENWQANIGYTYLDGEIRSDTSSAAAGTRLQQVPRHQASAWTRYDLNERFGLGGGVIFQDKQFASISNAVTLPSWVRFDAAAYLHLREGVSLQLNVENLLGAHYYPSAHGDNNIQPGDPRSVKIGLRFDM from the coding sequence ATGCACAACCTTGCCCTGCGCGGCGCCTTGCTTTGCGCTGCCGCAGCCGCCCCATCCATGCCGGCAATCGCCGCCGATGCCGTTGCGGCGGCGGATGGTCCGCGCGACTACCTGCCTTCCGCCATCCTCGTCACCGGACAGCGTGTCGACGGCTACGCGATCGACGACGGGTCGACCGGGACCAAGACCCCGACCCCGCTGATCGACGTGCCGCAGACGATCGATACGATCACCGAGGACCAGCTCGAAGACCAGGCGATCACGCAGCTCGGCGACGCGCTGCGCTATGTCCCCGGGGTCTCGCTCGACACCGGTGAAGGGCACCGCGACCAGGTCTATATCCGCGGCCAGGCCAGCACGGCGGACTTCTACCTCGACGGGATCCGCGACGACGCGCAATACTATCGCCCGCTCTACGACATCTCCCGGATCGAAGTACTCAAGGGCGCCAACGCGTTGATCTTCGGGCGCGGCGGTGGCGGCGGGGTGGTCAATCGCGTCAGCAAGGTCGCCGATCCTGCAAGATCGATGCTCGGCGCCAACGCCAGCATCGACACATTCGGCGCATGGACGCTTTCGACGGACGTCAATCAGCCGCTGGGCAATGGCGTCGCTGCCCGGATCAATGCCGCATACGAAGACTTCGCCAACGACCGCGACTTCGTGACCGGGCATTTCTGGGGCGTGTCGCCGACTGTCACCGCCGATTTCGGTTCGGACACCCGGCTCACCCTCCACTACACGCATGACGAAAACACGCGCGTCACCGATCGCGGGAACCCGTCGCTGGGCGGCGAGCCGTTGACGGGCTTTGACACGACCTTCTTCGGCAGTCCCGATTTCAACACATCGCACACCACTGCGGACATCGCCCGCGCGCGGATCGAGCACGAATTCTCGTCTAGCCTGAGCGCCAATGCGACCGTGGTCTATGCCGACTACGACCTTTACTACGCCAACGTCGTGCCGCAGGGCACCGACGGGACCGATGTGACGCTGGCGGGATATACCAGCGGCACCAAGCGGCAGAACCTGATCGGCCAGGCGAACCTGGTATGGACCGGAGAGACCGGCGCGATCGGCCACATCTTGCTCGCCGGGGTCGAGGCCGGCCGGCAGGATACCGACGCGCTCCACACGGGGATAACGTTCGCTGGCGGGGCCACTTCCGTGACTATCCCGCTCGCGTCGGTCCTCGCAGTGCCGGCAGTCACCGTCGGCGCGGTCGATCGCTCGACCTTCTCCCGCCTTGAGACAGTCTCGGCCTACCTGCAGGACCAGATCGCGATCGGCGAGCACTTCCAGCTGATCGCCGGGGTTCGCTACGACGAGTTCAGCCTCGATAGCGACAACCGGCTGGCTGCCGAGCAGCTATCGCGCAAGGACCGCACGTGGAGCCCGCGCTTCGGCGTGGTCGTCAAGCCGCGCCAGTCGCTTTCGCTTTACGCCAGCTACGCCACCAGCTTCCTCCCGCAATCAGGCGACCAGTTCACCCGTCTCGACGCCACCACCGCGAGCCTTGAGCCGGAAAAGTTCGAAAACCTCGAGGCAGGGGTGAAATGGGCAGTGAACCCGTCGCTTCTGGCGACCGCTGCGGCGTTCCGGCTGGACCGGTCGAACACACGCGCTGCCGACCCGCTCAATCCCGGTTTCACGGTGCTGACCGGCGCGAGCCGGGTAAACGGGTTCGAGCTGTCGCTGGCGGGCAAGCTGGCGGAAAACTGGCAGGCGAATATCGGCTACACCTATCTCGATGGCGAGATTCGCTCGGACACGTCCAGCGCCGCTGCAGGCACCCGGTTGCAGCAGGTGCCGCGCCACCAGGCGAGCGCGTGGACCCGCTACGACCTGAACGAGAGGTTCGGGCTCGGCGGGGGCGTGATCTTTCAGGACAAGCAGTTTGCCTCGATCAGCAACGCTGTCACGCTACCATCATGGGTGCGCTTCGATGCCGCCGCTTATCTCCATCTGCGCGAAGGCGTTTCGCTCCAGCTCAATGTCGAGAACCTGCTGGGCGCGCATTATTACCCGAGCGCGCACGGCGACAACAACATCCAGCCGGGCGATCCGCGCAGCGTGAAGATCGGGCTGAGGTTCGATATGTAG
- a CDS encoding MFS transporter, whose protein sequence is MTKPIPRERMALLFLVMLVSAAGNTAMQSVMPSIGTELKVADVWISLAYTWSALLWMLCAPLWARRSDRRGRKAMMALGLTGFIASFALCGSILWFGLSGALTGLWTLLFFAAARSLYGGFGSAAPPAVQAYVASRTPRAERTQAMAIIASSFGLGTVIGPAVAPLLVFPMTGLVGPFFAFALIGLTVLILLRLRLPNDAPSFAARGSVTAAPFSPSANLGVGEDDEDNEESVPPPDLRLRDKRLRPWVMCGLLGGHAQAATLGIIGFFILDRLHMRATPDIGAGSIGLVLMSGAIATLLAQWGLIPMLKLGPRISIMWGMALSFVGIIIFAVSDQLHSITLGFAMASLGFGLFRPGFVAGSSLAVSRREQGQVGGIVASVNGACYILAPAIGVWLYDHHEWVGFGAICTLCAAVFYVGWRWLQSDAMLEGRVDEAD, encoded by the coding sequence ATGACCAAACCGATCCCGCGCGAGCGGATGGCGCTGCTGTTCCTGGTGATGCTGGTCTCCGCCGCAGGCAATACCGCGATGCAATCGGTGATGCCGTCTATCGGCACCGAACTGAAGGTCGCCGACGTGTGGATCAGCCTGGCCTATACCTGGTCGGCACTGCTGTGGATGCTGTGCGCCCCGCTGTGGGCTCGCCGCTCCGACCGGCGCGGCCGCAAGGCGATGATGGCGCTCGGGCTGACCGGGTTCATCGCCAGCTTTGCGCTGTGCGGATCGATCTTGTGGTTCGGCTTGTCGGGCGCTCTCACCGGCCTGTGGACACTGTTGTTCTTTGCTGCCGCACGCAGTCTCTACGGCGGATTCGGCTCCGCCGCACCGCCGGCAGTTCAAGCCTATGTCGCGAGCCGCACGCCGCGCGCCGAGCGCACCCAGGCGATGGCGATCATCGCGTCGAGCTTCGGGCTCGGCACCGTGATCGGCCCGGCGGTCGCACCGCTGCTGGTGTTTCCCATGACCGGCCTCGTCGGCCCGTTCTTCGCGTTCGCGCTGATCGGGTTGACGGTGCTGATCTTGCTCCGGTTGCGGCTGCCGAACGATGCACCCAGCTTCGCGGCACGCGGCTCGGTCACCGCCGCGCCGTTCAGCCCGAGCGCAAACCTGGGCGTCGGGGAGGACGACGAGGACAACGAGGAAAGTGTACCGCCCCCGGACCTGCGGCTGCGCGACAAGCGTTTGCGCCCGTGGGTGATGTGCGGGCTTCTCGGCGGGCACGCGCAAGCGGCAACGCTCGGCATCATCGGCTTCTTCATCCTCGACCGCCTCCACATGCGCGCGACCCCGGATATCGGGGCGGGTTCGATCGGCCTAGTGCTGATGAGCGGCGCGATCGCAACGTTGTTGGCGCAATGGGGCCTGATCCCGATGCTCAAGCTCGGCCCCCGCATCTCGATCATGTGGGGCATGGCGCTGTCCTTTGTCGGAATCATCATCTTCGCAGTGTCCGACCAATTGCACTCGATCACGCTCGGGTTCGCGATGGCGTCGCTCGGCTTCGGCCTGTTTCGTCCGGGATTTGTGGCTGGCTCGTCGCTCGCGGTGTCGCGGCGCGAACAGGGGCAGGTCGGCGGCATCGTCGCGTCGGTCAACGGCGCCTGCTACATCCTCGCCCCGGCGATCGGGGTGTGGCTTTACGACCACCACGAATGGGTCGGCTTCGGGGCGATCTGCACCTTGTGCGCTGCGGTGTTCTACGTCGGCTGGCGGTGGCTGCAATCGGACGCGATGCTCGAGGGCCGCGTTGACGAAGCGGACTAG
- a CDS encoding (2Fe-2S)-binding protein gives MPGMTVNGRPMRFDLDPKTPLLHALREAANLTGTKYGCGVGDCHACTVIVDGEALRSCLVTIGEAEGRYITTIEGLSRDRSHPVQQALVAEQAIQCGFCTPGIVMAAAALLKVNPNPTEEQITAALPNLCRCGVYPRLVRAIQRAGRVARREETISAAPAPGISAQDAAKAVPAMAPPPKD, from the coding sequence ATGCCTGGCATGACCGTCAACGGGCGCCCCATGCGCTTCGATCTCGACCCGAAGACCCCGCTGCTGCACGCGCTGCGGGAAGCGGCCAACCTCACCGGCACCAAGTATGGCTGCGGGGTGGGCGATTGCCACGCCTGCACGGTTATCGTCGATGGCGAGGCGCTGCGTAGCTGCCTCGTCACGATCGGCGAAGCCGAGGGCCGCTATATCACCACGATCGAAGGCCTGAGCCGCGACCGTTCGCATCCGGTGCAACAAGCGCTGGTGGCCGAACAGGCGATCCAGTGCGGGTTCTGCACGCCCGGGATCGTGATGGCCGCTGCCGCGCTGCTCAAGGTCAACCCCAACCCGACCGAAGAGCAGATCACCGCTGCGCTGCCGAACTTGTGCCGTTGCGGAGTTTATCCACGGCTTGTGCGGGCGATCCAGCGCGCGGGCCGGGTCGCGCGGCGCGAGGAAACGATCAGCGCCGCACCGGCCCCGGGGATCAGCGCGCAGGACGCGGCGAAGGCCGTACCGGCGATGGCTCCACCGCCGAAGGATTGA
- the rplA gene encoding 50S ribosomal protein L1, translated as MAKLTKKQKALAELDREKLYSVDEAIATLRQHKGKFDETVEVAMNLGVDPRHADQMVRGMVSLPSGTGKEVRVAVFAKGDNADKALAAGADKVGAEDLMEDMQAGNLDYDRVIATPDMMGVVGRLGKLLGPKGLMPNPKLGTVTPNVEQAVKDAKGGQVEFRVEKMGIIHSGIGKLSFKDEDLKANFKALTDAIVKAKPSGAKGKYVKKVSLTSTMGPGLKIDSAEVEGA; from the coding sequence ATGGCAAAGCTGACCAAGAAGCAGAAGGCGCTGGCCGAGCTCGACCGCGAGAAGCTGTACTCGGTGGACGAAGCGATCGCGACCCTGCGCCAGCACAAGGGCAAGTTCGACGAGACCGTCGAAGTGGCGATGAACCTCGGCGTCGATCCGCGCCACGCCGACCAGATGGTCCGCGGCATGGTTTCGCTGCCTTCGGGCACCGGCAAGGAAGTTCGGGTCGCGGTGTTCGCCAAGGGTGACAACGCCGACAAGGCGCTGGCTGCCGGGGCCGACAAGGTCGGTGCCGAAGACCTGATGGAAGACATGCAGGCCGGCAATCTCGACTATGACCGCGTGATCGCGACCCCCGACATGATGGGTGTCGTCGGTCGCCTGGGCAAGTTGCTGGGCCCCAAGGGCCTGATGCCGAATCCGAAGCTCGGCACCGTCACTCCGAACGTGGAACAGGCCGTTAAGGACGCCAAGGGCGGACAGGTCGAATTCCGCGTCGAGAAGATGGGTATCATCCACTCGGGCATCGGCAAGCTCTCGTTCAAGGACGAGGACTTGAAGGCCAACTTCAAGGCGCTCACCGATGCGATCGTGAAGGCCAAGCCTTCGGGTGCCAAGGGCAAGTATGTCAAGAAGGTCTCGCTGACCTCGACGATGGGTCCGGGCCTCAAGATCGACAGCGCCGAAGTCGAAGGCGCCTGA
- a CDS encoding competence/damage-inducible protein A, with translation MSATDRIWTAGLVIIGDEILSGRTHDKNIAQIASWLQVQGIRLSEVRVVPDIEDRIVEAVDTLRAANDYLFTTGGIGPTHDDITVDAIAKALGVQVVIHPEARAMLERYYTGRGSALTEARLRMARVPEGAELIPNRMSGAPGIRIGNMFIMAGVPHITAGMLDSLTGELEGGAPLLTETIGCWTAESEVADLLREVERAHESAQIGSYPFFREGRVGANFVIRSTDAETLKSCVDTLCEALGENGLDFTPGGI, from the coding sequence ATGAGCGCAACCGATCGGATCTGGACCGCAGGGCTCGTCATCATCGGCGACGAGATCCTGTCGGGTCGCACCCACGACAAGAATATCGCCCAGATCGCCTCGTGGCTGCAGGTGCAGGGGATTCGCCTGTCCGAAGTGCGGGTGGTGCCCGATATCGAGGACCGGATCGTCGAAGCGGTCGATACCTTGCGCGCGGCCAACGATTACCTGTTCACCACCGGCGGGATCGGACCGACGCATGACGACATCACTGTCGATGCGATCGCCAAGGCGCTGGGCGTGCAGGTCGTGATCCACCCCGAAGCGCGCGCGATGCTCGAGCGGTATTACACCGGCCGTGGCAGCGCCCTCACCGAAGCGCGGCTGCGGATGGCGCGGGTGCCCGAAGGCGCAGAGCTGATCCCCAACCGGATGTCGGGCGCGCCCGGGATCCGCATCGGCAATATGTTCATCATGGCCGGGGTGCCGCACATTACCGCAGGGATGCTCGATTCACTCACCGGCGAGCTCGAAGGCGGTGCGCCGCTGCTGACCGAAACGATCGGTTGCTGGACTGCAGAAAGCGAAGTCGCCGACCTGCTGCGCGAAGTCGAAAGGGCGCACGAGAGCGCCCAGATCGGCAGCTATCCGTTCTTCCGCGAAGGGCGCGTCGGCGCGAACTTCGTGATCCGTTCGACCGATGCGGAAACGCTCAAGAGCTGCGTCGATACACTGTGCGAGGCGCTCGGCGAGAATGGCCTCGACTTCACCCCGGGCGGCATCTGA
- a CDS encoding flavin-containing monooxygenase, with protein MTQARCDHDVLIVGAGISGIGMAAHLEMMCPDRSYTIVERRADLGGTWDLFRYPGIRSDSDMHSLSYKFEPWTGRETLARAERIQDYLRNVTEKYGISEHISYNTKVLSADFDSAQGCWRIALEDDAGWREVTANWLYLAAGYYDYDEPYSPDFAGESEFPGPVIHPQHWPEGLDYKGKRVAIIGSGATAITLVPNMARDAAKVVMVQRTPTYIRSVPGIDPISGFLRKFLPLKTALKITRWAHIQLADKMFSNARNKPEKVKAEIEKDNRKHLGEFYRAEDFTPPYQPWDQRMCFVPDADLFEAIKNGSVEIATGHIERFSPEGIVLTDGRTVEADIIVKATGLRLAMAGKIAISVDGQAVVPNEHYYYKSAMISGVPNLVHPVPYTNNGSTLRFDLLSDYTCRVLQKMRQLDVDIAVPEIPAGTDLGVIESFELDAGYVKRSGNMLPKSAASDPWRLSHDYLRDRKFLATDPIDDGLLQFRKAGANALAAEEQLEAAE; from the coding sequence ATGACTCAAGCGCGCTGCGACCATGACGTCCTGATTGTCGGTGCGGGTATTTCCGGCATCGGCATGGCGGCACACCTTGAAATGATGTGCCCCGACCGCAGCTATACGATCGTGGAACGCCGCGCGGACCTGGGCGGCACATGGGATTTGTTCCGCTACCCCGGCATCCGTTCGGACAGCGATATGCATTCGCTGAGCTACAAGTTCGAACCATGGACCGGCCGGGAAACGCTGGCACGTGCCGAGCGCATCCAGGACTACCTGCGTAACGTCACCGAGAAATACGGCATCAGCGAGCACATCAGCTACAACACCAAAGTGCTCTCGGCCGATTTCGATTCGGCGCAAGGCTGCTGGCGAATCGCGTTGGAGGACGATGCCGGATGGCGCGAGGTGACCGCCAACTGGCTCTATCTTGCCGCCGGGTATTATGACTACGACGAGCCCTATTCCCCCGATTTCGCGGGCGAGAGCGAATTCCCCGGCCCGGTGATCCACCCGCAGCACTGGCCCGAAGGCCTCGACTACAAGGGCAAGCGCGTGGCGATCATCGGGTCGGGCGCGACCGCGATCACACTGGTCCCCAACATGGCGCGCGATGCGGCCAAGGTGGTAATGGTCCAGCGCACGCCGACCTATATCCGCTCGGTTCCCGGGATCGACCCGATCAGCGGATTCCTGCGCAAGTTCCTGCCGCTCAAGACCGCGCTCAAGATCACCCGCTGGGCGCATATCCAGCTGGCTGACAAGATGTTCAGCAACGCCCGCAACAAGCCGGAAAAGGTCAAGGCGGAGATCGAGAAGGACAATCGCAAGCACCTCGGCGAATTCTATCGCGCCGAGGACTTCACTCCGCCCTACCAGCCATGGGACCAGCGGATGTGCTTCGTCCCCGATGCCGACTTGTTCGAAGCGATCAAGAACGGCAGCGTGGAAATTGCTACCGGCCATATCGAGCGCTTCTCGCCCGAAGGCATCGTGCTGACCGACGGGCGGACCGTCGAAGCCGACATCATCGTCAAGGCCACCGGCCTGCGCCTCGCAATGGCGGGAAAGATCGCGATCAGCGTCGACGGGCAGGCGGTCGTGCCGAACGAGCACTATTACTACAAGAGCGCGATGATTTCGGGCGTGCCGAACCTCGTCCACCCGGTGCCATACACCAACAACGGCTCCACCCTGCGGTTCGACCTGCTGTCCGATTACACCTGCCGGGTGCTGCAGAAGATGCGGCAGCTCGATGTCGACATTGCTGTCCCGGAAATTCCCGCAGGCACCGATCTTGGCGTAATCGAATCGTTCGAGCTCGACGCCGGATACGTCAAGCGATCGGGCAACATGTTGCCCAAGAGCGCTGCGAGCGACCCCTGGCGGCTGAGCCACGACTACCTGCGCGACCGCAAGTTCCTGGCGACCGACCCGATCGACGACGGGTTGCTGCAGTTCCGCAAGGCCGGGGCCAATGCGCTTGCAGCAGAGGAACAGCTCGAAGCCGCAGAATAG
- a CDS encoding methyltransferase produces the protein MNEMALRREEGLGRKLSRYFGQWGVFFRGFLEHPRMVGSIIPSSRFTIAKMLAPVKWDECEVFVEYGPGVGTFCLPVLERLRRDGTLIVIDTNPLYIDYLKRTIADSRFKPVLGSAEDVEEIVKAHGFDHADYVLSGLPFSTLPGGVGPAIAAATYRVIRPGGAFLVYQFSAAARDFMARHFKRIDSGFEPLNVLPCKLFWGWKD, from the coding sequence ATGAACGAGATGGCCCTTCGGCGCGAAGAAGGCCTTGGCCGCAAATTGAGCCGCTACTTCGGCCAGTGGGGCGTCTTCTTCCGCGGATTCCTCGAACACCCGCGGATGGTCGGCTCGATCATCCCTTCATCGCGCTTCACGATTGCCAAGATGCTTGCGCCTGTGAAATGGGACGAATGCGAAGTGTTCGTCGAATACGGTCCCGGCGTCGGAACCTTCTGCTTGCCGGTGCTCGAACGCTTGCGCCGTGACGGCACGCTGATCGTGATCGACACCAACCCGCTCTACATCGACTACCTGAAGCGAACCATCGCCGACAGCCGGTTCAAGCCGGTGCTCGGCTCGGCAGAGGACGTCGAAGAAATTGTCAAGGCACACGGGTTCGACCATGCCGACTATGTGCTGTCGGGCCTGCCGTTCTCGACACTACCCGGCGGGGTCGGTCCGGCGATCGCCGCCGCGACATACCGGGTAATCCGCCCGGGCGGGGCATTCCTCGTTTACCAGTTTTCCGCCGCTGCGCGCGATTTCATGGCCAGGCACTTCAAGCGAATCGATAGCGGGTTCGAACCGCTTAATGTGCTGCCTTGCAAGCTGTTCTGGGGCTGGAAGGACTAA
- a CDS encoding arsenate reductase family protein: MKATIWHNPNCSKSRMALEALRSREGIEVEVIQYLRHPPSRDKLAQLYRDAGMQPREGVRTQGTDAKERGITEADADTVLDAMMADPKLIERPLVETAKGVRLCRPPERIEEIL; encoded by the coding sequence ATGAAGGCCACGATCTGGCACAATCCCAACTGCAGCAAGTCGCGCATGGCGCTCGAAGCGCTTCGATCGCGCGAGGGGATCGAGGTCGAAGTGATCCAGTATCTCAGGCACCCGCCGAGCCGCGACAAGCTCGCGCAGCTCTATCGTGATGCAGGAATGCAGCCGCGCGAAGGTGTGCGCACGCAGGGGACCGATGCCAAGGAGCGTGGTATCACCGAGGCCGACGCCGACACGGTGCTCGATGCCATGATGGCCGATCCGAAGCTGATCGAACGCCCGCTGGTCGAAACCGCAAAGGGAGTGCGCCTGTGCCGCCCGCCTGAACGGATCGAGGAGATACTCTGA
- the rplK gene encoding 50S ribosomal protein L11 — protein sequence MAKKIDGYIKLQVPAGIANPSPPIGPALGQRGVNIMEFCKAFNAATDSLEKGMPIPTTITVYADRSFTFTTKSPPASFLIKKAAKLKSGSKEPGKVSAGTIKRSALAEIAEAKMKDLNANDIEMATRIIEGSARSMGLDVVEG from the coding sequence GCCAAGAAGATCGACGGCTATATCAAGCTGCAGGTGCCCGCGGGCATCGCCAATCCGTCACCGCCCATCGGCCCGGCTCTGGGCCAGCGCGGCGTCAACATCATGGAATTCTGCAAGGCGTTCAACGCCGCGACCGACAGCCTCGAAAAGGGCATGCCGATCCCGACGACGATCACCGTCTACGCCGACCGCAGCTTTACCTTCACCACCAAGAGCCCGCCGGCCAGCTTCCTGATCAAGAAGGCCGCCAAGCTCAAGTCGGGCTCGAAGGAGCCGGGCAAGGTGTCTGCCGGGACCATCAAGCGTTCGGCGCTTGCCGAAATCGCGGAAGCGAAGATGAAGGACCTGAACGCCAACGACATCGAAATGGCAACCCGCATCATCGAGGGCTCGGCCCGTTCGATGGGCCTCGACGTGGTGGAGGGCTGA